Proteins encoded together in one Penicillium digitatum chromosome 1, complete sequence window:
- a CDS encoding NAD(P)-binding domain produces MSSVIVFGPTGGVASVAALTAREHGAKVFLAMRDTQKRISGLSTKQEQEGGFKRIQADLTNPDSVAAAVKASGAKRAFTYVAFGTSDHMRAAFAAMKLAGIEFVVFLSSYTITGEPKDVAPADLIPYIHAQVEISLDETFGPENYVALRPGGFITNLLRFKKGIQAGEVRIWAPSFQFDCITPGDMGRVGGTILVHGPKNDQTKVYLYGPQVIAQGDAIVAIGKIVGKDVKLTLINEEEALGHYIAGGIPKPLGEYMIRKSASTSNELTDRACYQTGVENVELYTGKPSTKFEDWVEANKGLFSA; encoded by the coding sequence ATGTCATCGGTGATCGTCTTTGGCCCCACTGGTGGGGTTGCCTCTGTCGCGGCACTCACTGCCCGAGAGCATGGAGCTAAGGTTTTCCTGGCTATGCGAGACACCCAGAAGCGAATTTCTGGATTGAGTACAaaacaagaacaagaaggtGGATTTAAAAGAATTCAAGCCGATTTGACCAACCCCGACTCCGTCGCTGCAGCCGTCAAAGCATCGGGGGCAAAGCGTGCATTCACATATGTTGCTTTCGGGACCTCTGATCACATGAGAGCAGCCTTTGCGGCAATGAAGTTAGCCGGCATTGAATTTGTTGTCTTCCTCAGCAGTTACACCATCACAGGAGAGCCAAAAGATGTTGCTCCTGCTGACCTCATCCCTTACATTCATGCGCAGGTTGAGATCAGTCTCGACGAAACGTTTGGACCGGAAAACTATGTTGCTTTGAGACCCGGTGGCTTTATCACGAACTTGCTACGCTTCAAAAAGGGAATCCAAGCTGGTGAAGTGAGAATCTGGGCGCCTAGTTTCCAATTTGATTGCATCACACCCGGCGACATGGGCCGTGTGGGCGGCACGATCTTAGTACATGGCCCAAAGAATGACCAGACGAAGGTGTATTTATATGGTCCACAGGTCATCGCCCAAGGAGACGCAATTGTGGCCATTGGGAAGATCGTCGGCAAAGACGTCAAGCTTACTCTCATCAACGAGGAGGAGGCCTTGGGCCATTATATTGCGGGTGGAATTCCTAAGCCATTGGGGGAATACATGATCCGAAAGTCTGCAAGCACATCGAATGAGCTTACGGACCGCGCATGCTACCAAACTGGGGTGGAAAATGTGGAGCTGTATACGGGAAAGCCTTCAACAAAGTTCGAAGACTGGGTGGAAGCAAACAAGGGACTTTTTAGCGCCTAA